Genomic window (Flavobacteriales bacterium):
AGTATATTTACTCTTCTACTCCTAATAGAAAAAATCATGTTAGTGAAAACCTTTGGTAGTGCTGTATATGGTGTTGATGCCCTCACCATTACAGTTGAAGTCAATATTGGGCAAGGAGTGCGGTTTTATTTAGTTGGTTTACCTGATAATGCAGTCAAAGAAAGTCATCAACGTATCTCTGCCGCATTAAAAAATAACGGCTATCGTATTCCTGGAAAAGAAATTACCATCAACATGGCTCCTGCCGATATTCGAAAAGAAGGTTCTGCGTATGACTTAACCATTGCTATTGGGATTTTAGCTGCGTCAGAACAGCTTAAAAATAGCGAAGAGGTAAGCAATTATATCATCATGGGTGAACTCGCCTTAGATGGCATCCTTAGACCAATAAAGGGAGCTTTACCCATCACACTTAAAGCTAAAAAAGAACAGTTTAAAGGTATTATTCTTCCTAAAGCTAATGCTAAAGAGGCAGCAATTGTGGATGGCATTGCAGTATATGGAGCCAATACCATTGAAGAAGTCATTCATTTTTTTGATGGAATCCCTAGTCTCCAACCTGAAGAAAGTACTGTAGAAGAGTTGCTTAACCAACCTCAATTAAATTTTGGAATTGATTTTTTAGATGTGAAGGGGCAAGAAAATGTAAAAAGAGCATTGGAAGTAGCCGCCGCTGGAGGACATAATGTTATTATGGTTGGCCCTCCTGGATCTGGGAAATCTATGTTAGCTAAACGTATTCCCACCATACTTCCTCCTCTTTCTTTAGCCGAGGCTTTAGAGGCGACGAAAATTCACTCTGTTGCAGGGCTTTTAAATACCGAAATAGGCTTAGTCAACAGTCGTCCTTTTAGGTCACCTCACCATACCGTATCAGATGTGGCTTTAGTAGGCGGAGGCTCTAATCCCAAGCCAGGGGAAATTTCATTGGCTCATAATGGTATTTTATTTTTAGATGAACTCCCTGAATTTAAAAGAGCTGTACTGGAAGTGCTTCGTCAACCATTAGAAGACCGAGTTGTAACAATCTCAAGAGCTAAGATCAGTGTTGATTATCCTGCTAACTTTATGTTGGTTGCTGCAATGAACCCTTCTCCAAGTGGAGAATTTTATGATCCTAATAGCCTAAATGGCGATGCAGCGCATACGGTTAAACGCTATTTATCTAAAATATCTGGACCTTTAATGGATCGTATTGACTTGCATATAGAAGTACAACCTGTTCCTTATGAAAAGCTATCGGACAAAAGAAATGGAGAATCTAGTACAAGTATTCGACAACGGGTATTAGAAGCCCGAAAAATACAAGAAATCCGTTACAATCAATACCAAGGTATACATAGCAATGCTCAATTATCACCAAAATTGACTAAAAAATATTGTGTTATCGATAAAGCCGGAGAAGCATTAATGAAAAACGCTATGGAAAAACTCGGATTCTCCGCTCGATCCTATGGTAGAATATTTAAAGTTGCCCGAACAATTGCCGACTTAGATAAAAAAGAGCATATTGAAGCGCAGCATATAGCTGAAGCCATTCAATACAGAAGCTTAGACAGAAACGGTTGGTTAGGCTAAGTTTGCATGGTACTATAGTTTACCAATTGAATATTATAATGTTGAATCAACTCTTTGATATTACTATCCTTTAGGCTTTTTAATTCCTCTATTCGAGGCGCATAAGAATCGTGTTTGATTCCCCAATAATTTTCTTTATAAAAAGCTCCTTTTCCAAGGTGAAGCATAAATTCTGCTACTTCACCACTTTGAATGTACTTTAAAAAATGATGAATTTTATTGACACTAGCTTGCTTATAATAATGCGCTATAAAATAAGATGGGTGTGCTACTGCTGCATGTTCAGCTTCTTTCTTTTTCTTTTTTAGAGATTTAGCTTGTGTTCCCGGTATTAATTCTAAAGCATCATCTCCATTTCCATTAAAGATCGAATCAATAATTACACCTAAGCCATCTCCATTGATGGGAAGCCATTTTTTAATCAATCGTTTGTTATTTAAATAAGGATGACCCCACGTATGATAAGCTAAAGGGCTTCTTATAGGAATATTATATTCATTTGCTGTACTTAAAAATTCTTTCCAAAAAGGGTCATGAAAATAGACGATACCTTGATGGTTATTGATGTGGTCTATTTCATGAATAGGAATATTTAATACTTGTGCCAACAACTCCAACTGAGCCTTTAATTCGGTCTTAATTTCATTGCATGTAATCACATCTAAATCCAATTCGGAAGCTAATTTAAAATGCCATTTCCCTTTAATCTTTTGAACAATATTAGAGATTTTCTT
Coding sequences:
- a CDS encoding YifB family Mg chelatase-like AAA ATPase, producing MLVKTFGSAVYGVDALTITVEVNIGQGVRFYLVGLPDNAVKESHQRISAALKNNGYRIPGKEITINMAPADIRKEGSAYDLTIAIGILAASEQLKNSEEVSNYIIMGELALDGILRPIKGALPITLKAKKEQFKGIILPKANAKEAAIVDGIAVYGANTIEEVIHFFDGIPSLQPEESTVEELLNQPQLNFGIDFLDVKGQENVKRALEVAAAGGHNVIMVGPPGSGKSMLAKRIPTILPPLSLAEALEATKIHSVAGLLNTEIGLVNSRPFRSPHHTVSDVALVGGGSNPKPGEISLAHNGILFLDELPEFKRAVLEVLRQPLEDRVVTISRAKISVDYPANFMLVAAMNPSPSGEFYDPNSLNGDAAHTVKRYLSKISGPLMDRIDLHIEVQPVPYEKLSDKRNGESSTSIRQRVLEARKIQEIRYNQYQGIHSNAQLSPKLTKKYCVIDKAGEALMKNAMEKLGFSARSYGRIFKVARTIADLDKKEHIEAQHIAEAIQYRSLDRNGWLG
- a CDS encoding ChbG/HpnK family deacetylase; translated protein: MKQIILNADDFGPSSFLNNGIIDGIRNGVVNSVSVFVNYGRENLLNVKRLQEFCKEYGYEVKIGLHFTMTAGYPIAPIKKISNIVQKIKGKWHFKLASELDLDVITCNEIKTELKAQLELLAQVLNIPIHEIDHINNHQGIVYFHDPFWKEFLSTANEYNIPIRSPLAYHTWGHPYLNNKRLIKKWLPINGDGLGVIIDSIFNGNGDDALELIPGTQAKSLKKKKKEAEHAAVAHPSYFIAHYYKQASVNKIHHFLKYIQSGEVAEFMLHLGKGAFYKENYWGIKHDSYAPRIEELKSLKDSNIKELIQHYNIQLVNYSTMQT